In Phycicoccus sp. M110.8, the following are encoded in one genomic region:
- a CDS encoding ABC transporter permease, producing the protein MSATAPSPALTGGSEAAPPLQRVLAQARFEAGSLLRNGEQLLVALVLPVAVLVAVVHMKAVSLGSGARVDLAVPGVLALCVISSAFTGQAIATGFDRRYGVLRLLGVTPLGRTGLLAAKAVAVLSVVALQVVVVGGVGLAMGWHPAPAGIPAAVLTTLLGTWAFAALALLLGGTVRAEGVLALANLLWIAFLGLGGVVVAGSELPGRYAGVVRLLPSAALGDGLRAALVHGSVDAGAWLVLLVWAVAATALTRRLFRWSD; encoded by the coding sequence GTGAGCGCCACCGCACCCAGCCCGGCCCTCACCGGGGGCAGCGAGGCCGCCCCGCCGCTGCAGCGGGTGCTGGCCCAGGCCCGGTTCGAGGCGGGCAGCCTCCTGCGCAACGGCGAGCAGCTGCTCGTCGCGCTGGTCCTCCCCGTCGCGGTCCTGGTCGCCGTGGTGCACATGAAGGCGGTCTCGCTCGGCAGTGGCGCGCGCGTGGACCTGGCCGTCCCCGGCGTGCTGGCGCTGTGCGTCATCTCCTCCGCGTTCACCGGCCAGGCCATCGCCACGGGGTTCGACCGTCGCTACGGCGTGCTCCGCCTGCTCGGCGTCACCCCGCTCGGGCGCACCGGCCTGCTCGCCGCCAAGGCCGTCGCTGTGCTCTCGGTCGTCGCGCTCCAGGTCGTCGTCGTGGGCGGGGTGGGCCTGGCCATGGGCTGGCACCCGGCGCCGGCCGGCATACCCGCTGCGGTGCTCACCACGCTGCTGGGCACCTGGGCGTTCGCCGCGCTCGCCCTGCTGCTCGGGGGCACCGTCCGCGCCGAGGGGGTGCTCGCCCTCGCCAACCTGCTCTGGATCGCCTTCCTCGGCCTCGGTGGCGTCGTGGTCGCCGGCTCCGAGCTGCCCGGGAGGTATGCCGGGGTCGTGCGCCTGCTCCCGTCGGCCGCGCTCGGCGACGGCCTGCGGGCCGCGCTGGTCCACGGCAGCGTCGACGCCGGCGCCTGGCTGGTGCTGCTCGTGTGGGCGGTCGCCGCGACCGCGCTCACGCGCCGGCTCTTCCGCTGGAGCGACTGA
- the sufC gene encoding Fe-S cluster assembly ATPase SufC, whose amino-acid sequence MSTLEIRNLQVTVETENGTKEILRGVDLTVQSGQTHAIMGPNGSGKSTLAYSIAGHPKYTVTGGTVTLDGEDVLAMSVDERARAGLFLAMQYPVEVPGVTVSNFLRTAKTAVDGEAPKLRTWVKDVKGAMANLRMDEAFAERNVNEGFSGGEKKRHEILQMELLKPKIAILDETDSGLDVDALRIVSEGVNRAKDNTDVGVLLITHYTRILRYIKPDFVHVFVDGKVVEEGGPELADRLEAEGYDRYVAAAKA is encoded by the coding sequence ATGTCCACTCTTGAGATCCGCAACCTGCAGGTCACGGTCGAGACCGAGAACGGCACCAAGGAGATCCTCCGCGGCGTCGACCTGACGGTGCAGTCGGGGCAGACCCACGCGATCATGGGCCCCAACGGCTCGGGCAAGTCGACCCTGGCCTACTCCATCGCCGGTCACCCCAAGTACACCGTCACCGGTGGCACCGTGACCCTCGACGGCGAGGACGTCCTCGCGATGAGCGTCGACGAGCGCGCCCGCGCCGGCCTGTTCCTCGCGATGCAGTACCCCGTCGAGGTCCCCGGCGTCACGGTGTCGAACTTCCTGCGCACCGCCAAGACCGCGGTCGACGGCGAGGCCCCCAAGCTGCGCACCTGGGTCAAGGACGTCAAGGGCGCGATGGCCAACCTGCGCATGGACGAGGCCTTCGCCGAGCGCAACGTGAACGAGGGCTTCTCCGGTGGCGAGAAGAAGCGCCACGAGATCCTGCAGATGGAGCTGCTCAAGCCGAAGATCGCGATCCTCGACGAGACCGACTCCGGCCTGGACGTCGACGCGCTGCGCATCGTCTCCGAGGGCGTCAACCGGGCCAAGGACAACACCGACGTGGGCGTCCTGCTCATCACGCACTACACGCGCATCCTGCGCTACATCAAGCCCGACTTCGTGCACGTGTTCGTCGACGGCAAGGTCGTCGAGGAGGGTGGCCCGGAGCTGGCCGACCGCCTCGAGGCCGAGGGCTACGACCGCTACGTCGCCGCCGCCAAGGCCTGA
- a CDS encoding helix-turn-helix transcriptional regulator produces the protein MGLDGAAGGVFVGREADAARLADLVGLGPRADASGLVLLSGDAGIGKTRLLAEVAGRARDAGWSVLVGHCLGEAGQALPYLPFSEMLGRLEVHEPEAVEGLLMSHPHLAGLFPSRRRRADELTPGPGREAIDRGELVEAVHAALEDLARVRPVLVVVEDVHWADQSSRDLLTLLFTRGFSGPVAVVASYRSDDLHRRHPLRATLAHWSRIGDLHRLELEPLPDSAVRELVHGIAPRPLTEGQVRAVVERAEGNAFFVEELVAASSLGHQGVAEDLSRLLLVRFDQLGPHGQHVVRMASAAGRQVHHLLLAAVAGLDEAELDQGLRDAVEQHVLVPTESGGYAFRHALLAETVYDDLLPGERVRAHERYAAALGSDPSLGTWADVARHAAAAGDREVALTASINAGDAAMSVGGPDEAWRHYQRALALMPDQHPDADRVVLRASAASTARGRALKGLALLQERLARRTPEAGALGRAELLAALATTARLTESTLDTLAATKEGLGLLDAPGLADDARASQVRARLLGARVQALVDRGRDEEAVGAAREAVEAATAAGVPEVADEVRVVEARVLERVGDPDASQATLERIIATGGAAGDPALVRALHHLGSLHHRAGRLDRAVEVYRQGAEAGRRAGLGWAPYAFDARLLAGVAAYEAGLWAEADAVLDTREEDPPQPAGALLAAARLFLAAARGEPADAGAVRATRPWWEEEGLVAVLAGGAAVDLYGHSGDLAAAVAVHDEAVGVLTDVWHRHFQAQTRLSALLLGQLASHVATVPTAERGELLARGRTAADDAEQVWSRVSETPGQHGPEAQAWIARARAEELRLRWLGGEAVDSDALVAAWRHAVEAFTAYGHRYETARSQARLGAALQAVGDPEASTVLQAALETARDLGAEPLRAEVRAGGGARAAAAGRPADRHGEALTPREREILALVALGRSNRQIGTQLFISAKTASVHVSNILAKLGVAGRGEAVAVARDRGLLDEAPHG, from the coding sequence GTGGGTCTGGACGGTGCCGCCGGGGGAGTGTTCGTGGGGCGCGAGGCGGACGCCGCGCGGCTCGCCGACCTCGTCGGACTCGGGCCGCGTGCCGACGCCTCCGGTCTCGTCCTGCTGTCCGGGGACGCCGGCATCGGCAAGACCCGGCTGCTGGCCGAGGTCGCCGGCCGGGCCCGTGACGCAGGCTGGTCGGTCCTCGTCGGCCACTGCCTCGGCGAGGCCGGCCAGGCCCTGCCCTACCTGCCCTTCAGCGAGATGCTGGGCCGCCTCGAGGTGCACGAGCCCGAGGCCGTCGAGGGCCTCCTGATGTCGCACCCGCACCTGGCCGGGCTCTTCCCGAGCCGCCGGCGCCGCGCCGACGAGCTGACCCCCGGACCGGGACGTGAGGCGATCGACCGCGGCGAGCTCGTCGAGGCCGTGCACGCGGCGCTGGAGGACCTCGCCCGCGTGCGCCCGGTCCTCGTCGTGGTCGAGGACGTCCACTGGGCCGACCAGTCCTCCCGCGACCTGCTGACCCTGCTGTTCACCCGGGGCTTCAGTGGCCCCGTCGCCGTCGTCGCCTCCTACCGCAGTGACGACCTGCACCGGCGCCACCCGCTGCGCGCCACGCTGGCGCACTGGTCGCGGATCGGGGACCTGCACCGGCTCGAGCTCGAGCCGCTGCCCGACTCCGCGGTCCGCGAGCTGGTCCACGGCATCGCCCCGCGGCCCCTCACGGAGGGGCAGGTCCGCGCGGTGGTCGAGCGCGCCGAGGGGAACGCCTTCTTCGTCGAGGAGCTGGTGGCGGCGAGCTCGCTGGGGCACCAGGGCGTCGCCGAGGACCTCTCTCGGCTGCTCCTGGTCCGGTTCGACCAGCTCGGCCCGCACGGCCAGCACGTCGTGCGGATGGCCTCGGCCGCCGGGCGCCAGGTCCACCACCTGCTGCTCGCCGCGGTGGCCGGGCTCGACGAGGCCGAGCTCGACCAGGGCCTGCGCGACGCCGTCGAGCAGCACGTGCTCGTGCCCACCGAGTCCGGCGGTTACGCCTTCCGGCACGCCCTGCTCGCCGAGACGGTGTACGACGACCTGCTGCCCGGGGAGCGCGTCCGCGCCCACGAGCGCTACGCGGCCGCGCTGGGGTCCGACCCCTCGCTCGGCACCTGGGCCGACGTGGCACGCCACGCGGCAGCCGCCGGGGACCGCGAGGTCGCCCTCACCGCCAGCATCAACGCCGGGGACGCGGCGATGTCGGTCGGCGGCCCCGACGAGGCGTGGCGGCACTACCAGCGCGCGCTCGCCCTCATGCCGGACCAGCACCCCGACGCCGACCGCGTCGTGCTGCGCGCCTCCGCGGCCTCGACCGCCCGGGGCCGCGCGCTCAAGGGCCTTGCCCTCCTGCAGGAGCGGCTCGCGAGGAGGACCCCCGAGGCGGGCGCCCTGGGCCGCGCCGAGCTGCTCGCCGCGCTCGCCACCACGGCCCGCCTCACCGAGAGCACCCTCGACACGCTGGCGGCGACCAAGGAGGGGCTGGGCCTGCTTGACGCCCCCGGTCTCGCCGACGACGCCCGGGCGTCCCAGGTCCGGGCCCGGCTCCTCGGCGCCCGGGTGCAGGCGCTCGTCGACCGGGGCCGCGACGAGGAGGCAGTGGGCGCCGCGCGCGAGGCGGTCGAGGCCGCGACCGCCGCGGGCGTGCCCGAGGTGGCCGACGAGGTGCGGGTCGTCGAGGCGCGCGTGCTCGAGCGGGTGGGCGACCCCGACGCCAGCCAGGCGACGCTCGAGCGGATCATCGCGACGGGCGGCGCGGCCGGCGACCCTGCCCTCGTGCGCGCCCTGCACCACCTGGGCTCCCTCCACCACCGGGCCGGTCGCCTGGACCGCGCCGTCGAGGTCTACCGCCAGGGCGCGGAGGCGGGGCGCCGGGCCGGCCTCGGCTGGGCTCCCTACGCCTTCGACGCCCGGCTGCTCGCCGGGGTCGCGGCCTACGAGGCGGGCCTGTGGGCCGAGGCCGACGCCGTCCTCGACACGCGGGAGGAGGACCCGCCCCAGCCCGCCGGCGCACTGCTCGCCGCCGCGCGGCTGTTCCTCGCCGCCGCGCGCGGCGAGCCGGCCGACGCCGGTGCCGTCCGGGCGACCCGCCCGTGGTGGGAGGAGGAGGGCCTCGTCGCGGTCCTCGCCGGCGGTGCGGCCGTGGACCTGTACGGCCACTCCGGTGACCTCGCTGCTGCCGTCGCCGTGCACGACGAGGCGGTCGGGGTCCTCACCGACGTCTGGCACCGGCACTTCCAGGCCCAGACCCGGCTCAGCGCCCTCCTGCTGGGCCAGCTCGCCAGCCACGTCGCCACCGTGCCCACCGCCGAGCGTGGCGAGCTGCTCGCGCGGGGGCGCACCGCCGCCGACGACGCGGAGCAGGTGTGGTCCCGGGTGTCCGAGACGCCCGGCCAGCACGGCCCCGAGGCACAGGCGTGGATCGCCCGGGCCCGCGCCGAGGAGCTCAGGCTGCGCTGGCTGGGTGGCGAGGCGGTGGACAGCGACGCGCTCGTCGCCGCCTGGCGCCACGCGGTCGAGGCGTTCACGGCCTACGGCCACCGCTACGAGACGGCCCGGTCGCAGGCCAGGCTGGGCGCCGCGCTGCAGGCGGTCGGTGACCCGGAGGCGTCCACGGTCCTGCAGGCGGCGCTGGAGACGGCTCGCGACCTCGGCGCGGAGCCGCTGCGGGCCGAGGTCCGCGCAGGTGGGGGAGCGCGCGCCGCGGCCGCCGGCCGGCCCGCAGACCGGCACGGGGAGGCCCTGACGCCGCGCGAGCGCGAGATCCTGGCCCTCGTGGCCCTCGGGCGCAGCAACCGCCAGATCGGCACCCAGCTGTTCATCAGCGCCAAGACCGCGAGCGTCCACGTCTCCAACATCCTGGCCAAGCTCGGCGTGGCCGGCCGTGGCGAGGCCGTGGCCGTCGCGCGCGACCGCGGGCTGCTCGACGAGGCCCCCCACGGGTAA
- a CDS encoding ABC transporter ATP-binding protein, giving the protein MHPAVSVSAVAKRYGSVRALDGATWTAASGQVTAVLGPNGAGKTTLVECCEGLRRPDSGEVRVLGTDPWHAPAAHRARVGVMLQDGGLPGAARPVRLLDHLARMYAAPASVAELTERLGIGGFAGTSVRRLSGGQRQRVALAAALVGRPEVAFLDEPSAGLDPHARLDVWELVRSVADDGAAVVLTTHSFEEAERLADRVVIVAAGRTVAEGTVAEVAAGETLERRYFDLTRRAAA; this is encoded by the coding sequence GTGCACCCCGCCGTCTCCGTCTCCGCCGTCGCCAAGCGATACGGCTCGGTCCGCGCCCTCGACGGCGCCACGTGGACCGCCGCGTCCGGGCAGGTCACGGCGGTCCTGGGCCCCAACGGCGCCGGCAAGACCACCCTCGTGGAGTGCTGCGAGGGCCTGCGACGTCCCGACTCCGGCGAGGTCCGGGTGCTCGGGACCGACCCCTGGCACGCCCCTGCCGCGCACCGTGCCCGGGTCGGCGTGATGCTCCAGGACGGCGGGCTGCCCGGCGCGGCGCGACCGGTGCGGCTGCTCGACCACCTGGCCCGCATGTATGCCGCGCCGGCGTCGGTCGCCGAGCTCACCGAGCGGCTGGGCATCGGCGGCTTCGCCGGCACCTCGGTGCGCCGGCTGTCGGGCGGCCAGCGCCAGCGCGTCGCCCTCGCCGCCGCACTCGTCGGCCGGCCGGAGGTCGCCTTCCTCGACGAGCCCAGCGCCGGGCTGGACCCCCACGCACGCCTCGACGTCTGGGAGCTGGTGCGCTCCGTCGCCGACGACGGCGCCGCCGTCGTGCTGACGACCCACTCGTTCGAGGAGGCCGAGCGGCTCGCCGACCGCGTCGTCATCGTGGCCGCCGGCCGCACCGTCGCCGAGGGCACGGTCGCCGAGGTCGCCGCGGGCGAGACCCTCGAACGCCGCTACTTCGACCTGACCCGGAGGGCCGCAGCGTGA
- a CDS encoding non-heme iron oxygenase ferredoxin subunit: MSSAAEVTEADDVDYVRVCRVDELPAVGAAAADVYGQLMAIVRTRSGEVYALDDTCSHANVSLSEGELDDHTLECWLHGSRFDVRTGKPSGPPATVPVNVYPVKVEGDEVFVGTTPLNA; the protein is encoded by the coding sequence GTGAGCAGCGCCGCCGAGGTCACCGAGGCCGACGACGTCGACTACGTGCGCGTCTGCCGGGTGGACGAGCTTCCCGCCGTCGGCGCGGCCGCGGCCGACGTCTACGGCCAGCTCATGGCGATCGTGCGCACCCGCTCCGGCGAGGTCTACGCCCTCGACGACACCTGCAGCCACGCCAACGTCTCCCTCTCCGAGGGCGAGCTCGACGACCACACGCTCGAGTGCTGGCTGCACGGCTCGCGCTTCGACGTCCGCACCGGCAAGCCCTCGGGTCCGCCCGCGACGGTCCCGGTGAACGTCTACCCCGTCAAGGTCGAGGGCGACGAGGTCTTCGTCGGCACGACCCCCCTGAACGCCTGA
- a CDS encoding SufS family cysteine desulfurase, which yields MSTPFGDEELARIRAGFPILSRSVRDGKPLVYLDSGATSQRYAGALDAERAFNEHVNAAVHRGAHQLSEEATDAYEGARATVARFVGGGEDEVVFTKNATEALNLVAYAFSGTVAGQAKDPRLTLGEGDEVLVTEMEHHANLVPWQELCRRTGATLRWVGVTDEGRLDLDGSHGPALGELLTERTKVFAFAHVSNVLGTVNPVHRLVDAARAVGALTVLDACQSAPHVALDVEDLGVDYAAFSGHKMFGPTGVGVLWGRGELLQAMPPFITGGSMIETVRMEGSTYAAPPQRFEAGSPNAAQAVGLAAAIDYLGELGMDRIAAHEHALTERLLAGLAERPWVRVVGPADAVDRVGAVAFDVQGVHAHDVGQVLDDQGVAVRVGHHCAWPLHRRMGVTASTRASLAAYTTPGEVDAMLEALDRVPDVFGVAV from the coding sequence ATGAGCACCCCGTTCGGCGACGAGGAGCTGGCCCGCATCCGGGCCGGCTTCCCGATCCTGTCGCGCAGCGTGCGCGACGGGAAGCCGCTGGTCTACCTCGACTCGGGTGCGACCTCGCAGCGGTATGCCGGTGCGCTCGACGCCGAGCGCGCGTTCAACGAGCACGTCAACGCCGCCGTCCACCGCGGGGCGCACCAGCTCAGCGAGGAGGCCACCGACGCCTACGAGGGCGCCCGGGCGACCGTGGCGCGCTTCGTCGGCGGCGGCGAGGACGAGGTGGTGTTCACCAAGAACGCCACCGAGGCGCTCAACCTGGTCGCGTACGCGTTCTCGGGCACCGTGGCCGGGCAGGCCAAGGACCCACGGCTCACCCTCGGCGAGGGCGACGAGGTCCTCGTGACCGAGATGGAGCACCACGCCAACCTGGTGCCGTGGCAGGAGCTCTGCCGTCGCACCGGCGCCACCCTGCGCTGGGTCGGCGTCACCGACGAGGGCCGCCTCGACCTCGACGGCAGCCACGGCCCGGCGCTGGGCGAGCTGCTCACCGAGCGCACCAAGGTGTTCGCCTTCGCCCACGTCAGCAACGTCCTGGGCACGGTCAACCCCGTGCACCGGCTCGTGGACGCGGCCCGCGCGGTCGGCGCGCTCACGGTGCTCGACGCCTGCCAGTCGGCGCCGCACGTGGCGCTCGACGTCGAGGACCTCGGCGTCGACTACGCCGCCTTCTCGGGCCACAAGATGTTCGGCCCCACCGGCGTGGGGGTGCTCTGGGGGCGCGGCGAGCTGCTGCAGGCGATGCCGCCGTTCATCACCGGCGGCTCGATGATCGAGACCGTCCGGATGGAGGGCTCGACCTACGCGGCGCCGCCGCAGCGGTTCGAGGCCGGGTCGCCCAACGCGGCGCAGGCCGTCGGCCTCGCAGCCGCCATCGACTACCTCGGCGAGCTCGGCATGGACCGCATCGCAGCCCACGAGCACGCGCTCACCGAGCGGCTCCTCGCGGGCCTGGCCGAGCGCCCGTGGGTCCGCGTGGTCGGTCCCGCCGACGCCGTAGACCGCGTCGGTGCCGTCGCTTTCGACGTCCAGGGCGTCCACGCCCATGACGTCGGGCAGGTGCTCGACGACCAGGGCGTCGCGGTCCGCGTCGGCCACCACTGCGCCTGGCCGCTGCACCGCCGGATGGGCGTCACCGCGAGCACGCGTGCCTCGCTCGCGGCATACACGACCCCGGGGGAGGTCGACGCCATGCTCGAGGCGCTCGACCGGGTGCCCGACGTCTTCGGGGTGGCGGTCTGA
- the sufD gene encoding Fe-S cluster assembly protein SufD: protein MSLLAQKNPAEGPTAGAHTDSAEAFVPDQSRAERKTSYEVDDFAVPGGREEEWRFTPVDRLSSLFQPGATEVDKLSLDVSAPEGVTTDRVEPKATGVLVPADRAAAIAWAGEPKATRVSIPAEAELTEPVRITVEARDLARVNGHLVVEAGHHSKATVVLTHRGSAECGAAVEIKVGDGADLTFVTVQEWDDDTLHVTQNDALIGRDARLRHIVVTLGGKIVRVSTNARYAGPGGSFEGLGVYFADAGQHQEHRLFVDHEAPHCHSNVEYKGALQGETAHTVWVGDVLIRASAEGTDTYELNRNLVLTDGARADSVPNLEIETGEIVGAGHASATGRFDDEQLFYLQARGIPEDVARRLVVRGFFASIVARIGVPEVSDHLMQVIDAELAGTARPVTAATGADA, encoded by the coding sequence ATGAGCCTTCTGGCCCAGAAGAACCCCGCCGAGGGTCCCACCGCCGGCGCCCACACCGACTCCGCCGAGGCGTTCGTCCCCGACCAGTCGCGGGCCGAGCGGAAGACGTCCTACGAGGTCGACGACTTCGCCGTCCCCGGCGGCCGCGAGGAGGAGTGGCGGTTCACCCCGGTCGACCGGCTGTCCTCGCTGTTCCAGCCCGGCGCGACCGAGGTCGACAAGCTCAGCCTGGACGTCTCGGCGCCCGAGGGCGTCACGACCGACCGGGTCGAGCCGAAGGCGACCGGAGTGCTGGTCCCCGCCGACCGCGCCGCCGCGATCGCCTGGGCCGGTGAGCCCAAGGCCACCCGCGTCAGCATCCCGGCCGAGGCCGAGCTGACCGAGCCGGTACGCATCACCGTCGAGGCGCGCGACCTGGCCCGGGTCAACGGCCACCTGGTCGTCGAGGCCGGCCACCACTCGAAGGCGACCGTGGTGCTCACCCACCGCGGGTCCGCCGAGTGCGGCGCGGCTGTCGAGATCAAGGTGGGCGACGGTGCGGACCTCACGTTCGTCACCGTCCAGGAGTGGGACGACGACACCCTGCACGTCACCCAGAACGACGCCCTCATCGGGCGCGACGCGCGGCTGCGGCACATCGTCGTCACGCTCGGCGGCAAGATCGTCCGCGTCTCCACCAACGCCCGGTACGCCGGGCCGGGCGGGTCCTTCGAAGGCCTCGGCGTCTACTTCGCGGACGCCGGCCAGCACCAGGAGCACCGGCTCTTCGTCGACCACGAGGCGCCGCACTGCCACTCCAACGTCGAGTACAAGGGCGCGCTGCAGGGCGAGACCGCCCACACCGTCTGGGTCGGCGACGTCCTCATCCGCGCCAGCGCCGAGGGCACCGACACCTACGAGCTCAACCGCAACCTCGTCCTCACCGACGGGGCCCGGGCCGACTCGGTCCCGAACCTCGAGATCGAGACCGGCGAGATCGTCGGGGCCGGCCACGCGTCGGCGACCGGTCGCTTCGACGACGAGCAGCTGTTCTACCTGCAGGCGCGTGGCATCCCCGAGGACGTCGCCCGGCGGCTCGTGGTGCGCGGCTTCTTCGCCAGCATCGTGGCCCGCATCGGCGTGCCGGAGGTGTCCGACCACCTGATGCAGGTCATCGACGCCGAGCTCGCCGGCACCGCGCGCCCGGTCACCGCTGCCACTGGGGCCGACGCGTGA
- the sufB gene encoding Fe-S cluster assembly protein SufB codes for MSTIEELNPGLKDLGRYEYGWADSDTAGASARRGLNEDVVRDISARKNEPQWMLDLRLKSLRLFDKKPMPSWGSDLTGIDFQNIKYFVKSTEKQATTWDELPEDIKNTYDKLGIPEAEKQRLIAGVAAQYESEVVYHQIREDLEEKGVIFVDTDTGLREHEDLFREYFASVIPAGDNKFAALNTAVWSGGSFIYVPPGVHVDIPLQAYFRINTENMGQFERTLIIADEGSYVHYVEGCTAPIYKSDSLHSAVVEIVVKKNARVRYTTIQNWSNNVYNLVTKRATAAEGATMEWIDGNIGSKVTMKYPAVFLLGEHAKGETLSIAFAGEGQHQDAGSKMVHAAPNTSSTIVSKSVARGGGRTSYRGLVQILEGAHGSKSSVVCDALLVDTISRSDTYPYVDIREDDVTMGHEATVSKVSEDQMFYLMSRGLTEEEAMAMIVRGFVEPIARELPMEYALELNRLIELQMEGAVG; via the coding sequence ATGAGCACCATCGAGGAGCTGAACCCGGGTCTGAAGGACCTCGGGCGCTACGAGTACGGCTGGGCCGACAGCGACACGGCCGGTGCCTCCGCGCGCCGCGGCCTGAACGAGGACGTCGTGCGCGACATCTCGGCGCGCAAGAACGAGCCCCAGTGGATGCTCGACCTGCGCCTGAAGTCGCTGCGCCTGTTCGACAAGAAGCCCATGCCGAGCTGGGGCAGCGACCTCACCGGCATCGACTTCCAGAACATCAAGTACTTCGTGAAGTCCACCGAGAAGCAGGCGACCACCTGGGACGAGCTGCCCGAGGACATCAAGAACACCTACGACAAGCTCGGCATCCCGGAGGCGGAGAAGCAGCGCCTCATCGCCGGTGTCGCGGCGCAGTACGAGTCGGAGGTCGTCTACCACCAGATCCGCGAGGACCTGGAGGAGAAGGGTGTCATCTTCGTCGACACCGACACCGGCCTGCGCGAGCACGAGGACCTGTTCCGCGAGTACTTCGCCTCGGTGATCCCCGCCGGTGACAACAAGTTCGCGGCACTCAACACCGCCGTGTGGTCGGGTGGCTCGTTCATCTACGTCCCGCCGGGCGTCCACGTCGACATCCCGCTGCAGGCCTACTTCCGGATCAACACCGAGAACATGGGCCAGTTCGAGCGGACGCTGATCATCGCCGACGAGGGCTCCTACGTGCACTACGTCGAGGGCTGCACCGCGCCGATCTACAAGTCCGACTCGCTGCACTCCGCGGTCGTCGAGATCGTCGTCAAGAAGAACGCCCGCGTCCGCTACACCACCATCCAGAACTGGTCGAACAACGTCTACAACCTCGTCACCAAGCGGGCGACCGCGGCCGAGGGCGCGACGATGGAGTGGATCGACGGCAACATCGGCTCCAAGGTGACGATGAAGTACCCGGCCGTCTTCCTCCTCGGCGAGCACGCCAAGGGCGAGACGCTGTCGATCGCGTTCGCGGGCGAGGGCCAGCACCAGGACGCCGGCTCGAAGATGGTCCACGCGGCCCCCAACACCAGCTCGACCATCGTGAGCAAGTCGGTGGCGCGCGGCGGTGGCCGCACGTCCTACCGCGGCCTGGTCCAGATCCTCGAGGGCGCGCACGGATCGAAGAGCTCGGTCGTCTGCGACGCGCTGCTCGTCGACACGATCAGCCGCTCGGACACCTACCCGTACGTCGACATCCGCGAGGACGACGTGACCATGGGCCACGAGGCGACGGTCTCCAAGGTGTCCGAGGACCAGATGTTCTACCTGATGTCCCGCGGCCTCACCGAGGAGGAGGCCATGGCCATGATCGTGCGCGGGTTCGTCGAGCCCATCGCGCGCGAGCTGCCCATGGAGTACGCCCTCGAGCTGAACCGCCTGATCGAGCTTCAGATGGAAGGAGCCGTCGGCTGA
- a CDS encoding helix-turn-helix transcriptional regulator: MNIAVAPQVLESRTRDRVLQAISERGPITAATLAEDLGLTVPAVRRHLENLGEAGLIAERESAHGSRGRGRPARAYVLSDAGHQALESDYDHLATQALRFLAAEAGDGAVRRFAEARVGELEQRYAGELAEAGADTGARVDALVAALTRDGFAATARPVGEPGSASPFTGIQLCQGHCPVQHAAREFPEFCDAETDAFSRLLGVHVQRLATLAHGDHVCTTFVPTSTGLPTPAAPVATPSATDTSTPVTSTEGSSR, translated from the coding sequence GTGAATATCGCGGTCGCCCCCCAGGTGCTCGAGTCGCGCACGCGCGACCGGGTGCTGCAGGCGATCAGCGAGCGCGGCCCGATCACCGCCGCGACGCTGGCCGAGGACCTCGGCCTGACCGTCCCGGCCGTCCGCCGTCACCTCGAGAACCTCGGCGAGGCCGGCCTCATCGCCGAGCGTGAGTCGGCCCACGGCTCCCGTGGCCGCGGCCGTCCGGCCCGCGCGTACGTGCTCAGCGACGCCGGCCACCAGGCCCTCGAGTCCGACTACGACCACCTCGCCACCCAGGCGCTGCGCTTCCTCGCCGCCGAGGCGGGCGACGGCGCGGTGCGCCGGTTCGCCGAGGCACGGGTGGGCGAGCTCGAGCAGCGGTATGCCGGCGAGCTCGCCGAGGCGGGCGCGGACACCGGCGCGCGGGTCGACGCCCTGGTCGCCGCCCTCACCCGCGACGGCTTCGCCGCCACGGCCCGGCCCGTGGGGGAGCCCGGCAGCGCGAGCCCGTTCACCGGCATACAGCTCTGCCAGGGGCACTGCCCGGTGCAGCACGCGGCCCGGGAATTTCCTGAGTTCTGCGACGCTGAGACAGATGCGTTCTCGCGGCTGCTGGGCGTCCACGTCCAGCGCCTGGCGACGCTCGCCCACGGCGACCACGTCTGCACGACCTTCGTCCCCACGAGCACGGGGCTTCCCACCCCGGCAGCACCCGTTGCCACCCCATCGGCGACCGACACATCCACGCCTGTGACATCAACAGAAGGGTCTTCACGATGA